The Mugil cephalus isolate CIBA_MC_2020 chromosome 11, CIBA_Mcephalus_1.1, whole genome shotgun sequence genome includes a window with the following:
- the LOC125016626 gene encoding C-type lectin domain family 4 member G-like translates to MAAENKQLMSRIRDLVNTTEELMRDRDDLNYTLRAILKYDSFPVSAFCSGPMVSDCNPCQSGWLLFQDKCYLFYNQDAPWKTWQQSRMICREKFADLVIIDSPGEQRFISDHTEYYYDKYLGYWIGLKESNNTWVWVDGRNVSLEYWAAGEEAGDQCAQLIHDKPLTENWNKNNCIMQNRFVCETETLIRLR, encoded by the exons ATGGCAGCAGAAAACAAGCAGTTGATGTCGCGGATCAGAGACTTGGTGAATACGACAGAGGAGCtgatgagagacagagatgatCTCAACTACACCCTGAGAGCCATCCTCAAATACGACTCATTCCCAGTGTCGGCGTTCTGCTCTGGACCGA TGGTTTCAGACTGTAATCCGTGTCAGAGTGGGTGGCTTCTGTTCCAGGATAAATGCTACCTGTTTTACAACCAAGATGCTCCGTGGAAAACTTGGCAGCAAAGCCGAATGATTTGCCGAGAGAAGTTTGCAGATCTGGTTATTATCGACAGCCCGGGGGAACAG AGATTCATCAGTGATCACACAGAGTACTACTACGACAAATATCTAGGATACTGGATTGGACTGAAAGAAAGTAACAACACCTGGGTCTGGGTCGATGGACGTAATGTCTCTCTGGA GTACTGGGCAGCGGGTGAGGAGGCAGGGGACCAATGTGCACAGTTGATCCACGATAAACCTCTCACAGaaaactggaataaaaacaactgtATAATGCAGAACAGGTTTGTCTGTGAGACGGAAACCCTGATCAGACTCAGATAG